The following proteins come from a genomic window of Gallalistipes aquisgranensis:
- the panC gene encoding pantoate--beta-alanine ligase: MKVFSKSSDLRAFLDGVPAHTLGFVPTMGALHAGHLSLVARARKECATVVVSVFVNPTQFNDKNDLKSYPRTPEADIALLEGAGADAVFMPPVEEVYPEPDTRVFDFGQIDKVMEGAFRPGHFNGVAQVVSRLFDLVRPARAFFGEKDFQQIAVIRAMVARLGLPVEIVPCPIVRGEDGLALSSRNALLDAPHRAAAPRIYAALKEAVARREEMTPQELRQWVTERIDSDPMLETVYFDIVNADTMQPVESWDEPCGKQGCVAVQAGSVRLIDNICFE; this comes from the coding sequence ATGAAAGTTTTCAGCAAGAGTTCCGACCTCAGAGCCTTTCTGGACGGCGTTCCCGCTCACACTCTGGGATTTGTGCCGACGATGGGCGCCCTGCATGCGGGACATCTCTCGCTGGTCGCCCGGGCACGCAAGGAGTGTGCCACGGTGGTGGTGAGCGTATTCGTCAACCCCACCCAGTTCAACGACAAGAACGACCTGAAGAGCTATCCCCGCACGCCGGAGGCCGACATCGCCCTGCTCGAAGGGGCCGGAGCCGACGCGGTCTTCATGCCCCCGGTCGAAGAGGTCTATCCCGAACCCGACACCCGGGTGTTCGACTTCGGGCAGATCGACAAGGTGATGGAAGGGGCCTTCCGGCCCGGCCATTTCAACGGCGTGGCCCAGGTGGTGAGCCGCCTGTTCGACCTCGTCCGCCCGGCCAGGGCCTTCTTCGGCGAAAAGGATTTCCAGCAGATCGCGGTCATCCGCGCCATGGTGGCCCGGCTCGGGCTTCCCGTGGAGATCGTGCCCTGCCCCATCGTGCGCGGCGAGGACGGACTGGCGCTCAGTTCGCGCAATGCGCTGCTGGACGCCCCGCACCGTGCCGCCGCCCCCCGCATCTATGCCGCGCTGAAAGAGGCGGTCGCCCGGCGGGAAGAGATGACGCCGCAGGAGCTGCGGCAGTGGGTGACAGAGCGGATCGACAGCGACCCGATGCTCGAAACCGTCTATTTTGACATCGTGAACGCCGACACGATGCAGCCCGTGGAGAGCTGGGACGAACCCTGCGGCAAGCAGGGCTGCGTGGCCGTGCAGGCCGGGTCGGTGCGTCTGATTGATAACATTTGTTTCGAATAG
- a CDS encoding dipeptidyl-peptidase 3 family protein, producing MKKTVILFVMSAFAAGMTACGEKKGPAAEKANDWVVDRFDDIRVLRYEVPGFEELTLPEKKLVYYLNEAALCGRDILFDQNFRYNLPLRRTLEAIYADYPGDRTTPQWAAFEKYLKKVWFANGVHHHYSNDKFTPEFSEAYFDSLVMVTPAESFPQDFGTMVELMTVVKPVMFNPALYHKRLDQTAGQDMLAASSMNYYRGVSQKEAEAFYAAMAVPGDATPVSYGLNSQLVKEDGKLVERVWRVGGMYSPAIEKIVFWLEKAAEVAEPHQRETIGALISYYRSGDLKEFDRFNILWVQDTVSRVDFVNGFTETYGDPLGYKASWEGLVNFRNEEATRRTQAISEAAQWFEDHSPVDDRYKKKKVKGVSAKVITAAILGGDCYPATPIGINLPNADWIRKDYGSKSVTIQNITDAYDEAAKGNGFQEEFVLREEDRERMRQYGSLGDNLHTDLHECLGHGSGQLAPGVKGDELKNYGSTLEEARADLFALYYLADPKLVELGVVPSDEVAKAEYAHYVMNGLMTQLTRIKPGKDVEEAHMRNRKLISEWCYEKGRADNVIELVEQNGKTYVVVNDFGKLRALFGDLLREIQRIKSEGDFAAGRDLVETYGVKVDPKLHAEVLERYARLRLEPYAGFINPVYKPVMENGEIIDIKIEYPTDYPAQMMEYSRNYSFLPSRN from the coding sequence ATGAAAAAAACAGTAATATTGTTCGTTATGAGTGCATTTGCGGCGGGAATGACCGCGTGCGGGGAGAAGAAGGGACCCGCTGCGGAGAAGGCAAACGACTGGGTCGTCGACCGGTTCGACGACATCAGGGTGCTCCGCTACGAGGTTCCCGGTTTCGAGGAATTGACCCTGCCGGAGAAGAAGCTGGTTTATTACCTGAACGAGGCCGCCCTTTGCGGGCGGGATATCCTGTTCGACCAGAATTTCCGCTACAACCTGCCCCTGCGGCGCACGCTGGAGGCCATCTATGCCGACTATCCGGGCGACCGGACCACGCCCCAGTGGGCCGCTTTCGAAAAGTATCTGAAAAAGGTGTGGTTCGCCAACGGCGTGCATCACCACTATTCGAACGACAAGTTCACCCCCGAGTTCAGCGAAGCCTATTTCGATTCGCTCGTGATGGTGACCCCCGCGGAGAGTTTTCCGCAGGATTTCGGCACGATGGTCGAGCTGATGACGGTGGTCAAGCCCGTCATGTTCAATCCTGCGCTCTACCATAAGCGCCTCGACCAGACGGCCGGACAGGACATGCTGGCCGCCTCGTCCATGAACTACTACCGGGGTGTGTCCCAGAAGGAGGCCGAAGCGTTCTATGCCGCCATGGCTGTTCCGGGCGATGCGACTCCCGTCTCCTACGGGCTGAACAGCCAGCTGGTGAAGGAGGACGGCAAGCTGGTCGAAAGGGTGTGGCGCGTGGGCGGCATGTATTCGCCCGCCATCGAGAAGATCGTCTTCTGGCTGGAGAAGGCCGCCGAGGTGGCCGAGCCCCATCAGCGGGAGACGATCGGGGCGCTGATCTCCTACTACCGTTCGGGCGACCTGAAGGAGTTCGACCGGTTCAATATCCTCTGGGTGCAGGACACTGTCTCCCGGGTCGATTTCGTCAACGGTTTCACCGAGACCTACGGTGACCCGCTGGGCTACAAGGCTTCGTGGGAAGGGCTGGTGAACTTCCGCAACGAGGAGGCCACCCGGCGCACGCAGGCTATCAGCGAGGCGGCCCAGTGGTTCGAGGACCACTCCCCGGTGGATGACAGATACAAGAAGAAGAAGGTGAAGGGCGTGTCGGCGAAGGTGATCACGGCGGCCATACTGGGCGGCGACTGCTATCCCGCCACCCCGATCGGCATCAACCTGCCCAATGCCGACTGGATTCGCAAGGACTACGGTTCGAAATCCGTCACCATCCAGAATATCACCGACGCCTACGACGAGGCGGCCAAGGGCAACGGTTTCCAGGAGGAATTCGTGCTGCGGGAGGAGGACCGCGAGCGGATGCGGCAGTACGGCAGTCTGGGCGACAACCTGCACACCGACCTGCATGAGTGTCTCGGCCACGGTTCGGGGCAGCTGGCTCCCGGTGTGAAGGGCGACGAGCTGAAAAACTACGGTTCCACGCTGGAGGAGGCCCGCGCCGACCTCTTCGCGCTCTACTATCTGGCCGACCCGAAGCTCGTGGAGCTGGGCGTCGTGCCTTCGGACGAGGTCGCCAAGGCCGAATACGCCCACTATGTCATGAACGGGCTGATGACCCAGCTGACCCGGATCAAACCCGGCAAGGATGTCGAGGAGGCCCACATGCGCAACCGCAAGCTGATCTCCGAGTGGTGCTACGAAAAGGGCCGGGCGGACAACGTGATCGAACTGGTGGAACAGAACGGCAAGACCTACGTGGTGGTGAACGACTTCGGCAAGCTGCGCGCCCTGTTCGGCGATCTGCTGCGGGAGATCCAGCGGATCAAGTCGGAGGGCGATTTCGCCGCCGGACGCGACCTGGTGGAGACCTACGGCGTGAAGGTCGATCCGAAACTGCACGCCGAGGTGCTGGAGCGCTATGCGAGGCTCCGTCTGGAACCCTATGCCGGTTTCATCAATCCCGTCTACAAGCCCGTGATGGAGAACGGCGAGATCATCGACATCAAGATCGAGTATCCGACCGACTATCCGGCCCAGATGATGGAGTATTCGAGGAACTACTCCTTCCTGCCCTCCCGGAATTAG
- a CDS encoding SPOR domain-containing protein, which translates to MKAIDKLIFNALATRQRIVLPGVGSLAVEHRPARMSGRNRVEAPLNRVVFSRQEKPGYEALPELIARTAGVDSGEAARLYETWLGGARTEKGVTIGGTGDIRQDFFSPSPELEALLNPAGTTALMLKIRRRTGRTVLAVAAAAACAGVAAFLLIGEPGQERRPAPETSGTIAAATQPQPGSPAGRPAQTIPDSTGTASPQQGETTATERPAAAPETAPATIPSVSPDLYYVVAGVYSTEKNADTFIAGAAARDGSLSFAKARMGNGKILVSVFSSPQQAEAERERARLAAKHPDLWIYKRKK; encoded by the coding sequence ATGAAAGCGATCGACAAACTGATATTCAACGCACTGGCCACCCGGCAGAGGATCGTCCTGCCCGGTGTGGGAAGCCTCGCCGTGGAACACCGTCCGGCCCGGATGTCCGGACGGAACCGGGTGGAGGCGCCGCTGAACCGGGTGGTATTCTCCCGGCAGGAGAAACCGGGCTACGAGGCGCTGCCGGAGCTGATCGCGCGGACGGCCGGAGTGGACTCCGGAGAGGCCGCCCGGCTCTACGAGACATGGCTCGGAGGCGCACGCACCGAAAAAGGGGTGACGATCGGGGGAACGGGCGACATCCGGCAGGACTTCTTCTCCCCGTCGCCGGAACTGGAGGCCCTGCTCAACCCGGCCGGAACGACCGCCCTGATGCTCAAGATCCGCAGACGGACGGGACGGACGGTCCTCGCCGTGGCGGCTGCGGCGGCATGTGCGGGAGTTGCCGCATTCCTTCTGATCGGCGAACCCGGACAGGAAAGGCGACCCGCCCCGGAGACATCCGGAACCATAGCCGCGGCGACGCAGCCGCAGCCGGGTTCACCGGCAGGAAGGCCGGCCCAGACCATTCCGGACAGCACCGGAACAGCCTCCCCGCAACAGGGGGAGACGACCGCGACGGAACGACCCGCCGCCGCTCCGGAAACCGCTCCGGCGACGATCCCCTCCGTCTCCCCCGATCTCTATTACGTAGTGGCGGGCGTGTACAGCACCGAAAAGAACGCCGACACGTTCATCGCCGGGGCGGCGGCCCGCGACGGAAGCCTCTCCTTCGCCAAGGCACGCATGGGCAACGGGAAGATCCTCGTGAGCGTTTTCTCCTCGCCGCAGCAGGCGGAAGCCGAACGCGAACGGGCCAGGCTCGCCGCGAAACATCCCGACCTGTGGATATACAAACGCAAAAAATAG
- the lgt gene encoding prolipoprotein diacylglyceryl transferase has translation MGNLFLTVMWNFDPVFFRIGSVEIRYYGVMWAVAFAISMWLFINFVKREGYPDKVFDSIFWFGTLSTIIGARLGHCLFYETDYYLSNPVQILNIRQGGLASHGAAIGLLVGLWLFSRRNRMPYLWSLDRIMVAVAISGVFVRLGNLFNSEIYGIETASPWGFVFLRAGETVPKHPTQIYEALCYLATFFVLLWLYYGRDLARRRPGFMFGLGVFLIFVSRFFIEYIKNPQEEFELNMSLLMGQWLSIPFILLGIVMMVWALRRPVLEPEPLDRIRERVEGENRKTAAKKRR, from the coding sequence ATGGGCAACCTGTTTCTGACCGTCATGTGGAATTTCGACCCGGTATTCTTCCGCATCGGATCGGTCGAGATACGCTACTACGGGGTGATGTGGGCCGTGGCCTTCGCCATCAGCATGTGGCTTTTCATCAACTTCGTCAAACGGGAGGGATACCCCGACAAGGTGTTCGACTCGATCTTCTGGTTCGGCACCCTCTCCACGATCATCGGCGCCCGGCTGGGCCACTGCCTCTTCTACGAGACGGACTACTACCTCTCGAACCCCGTGCAGATACTCAACATCCGCCAGGGGGGGCTCGCCAGCCACGGAGCCGCCATCGGCCTGCTCGTGGGACTCTGGCTCTTCTCCCGCCGGAACCGGATGCCCTACCTCTGGTCGCTCGACCGGATCATGGTCGCCGTGGCGATCAGCGGGGTCTTCGTCCGGCTGGGCAACCTCTTCAATTCGGAGATCTACGGCATCGAAACCGCCTCGCCGTGGGGGTTCGTCTTCCTGCGGGCCGGCGAGACCGTGCCCAAGCACCCCACGCAGATCTACGAGGCGCTCTGCTACCTGGCCACCTTCTTCGTCCTGCTGTGGCTCTACTACGGCCGCGACCTGGCCCGCCGAAGGCCCGGGTTCATGTTCGGGCTGGGCGTCTTCCTCATCTTCGTCTCGCGTTTCTTCATCGAGTACATCAAAAACCCGCAGGAGGAGTTCGAGCTGAACATGTCCCTGCTCATGGGCCAGTGGCTCAGCATACCGTTTATCCTGCTGGGTATCGTCATGATGGTGTGGGCCCTGCGCCGTCCGGTCCTGGAGCCGGAACCGCTCGACCGCATCCGGGAACGGGTGGAAGGCGAGAACAGGAAAACGGCCGCAAAAAAGAGAAGATGA
- the smpB gene encoding SsrA-binding protein SmpB, with product MTDYRNINIRNKRASYDYEILDTYVAGIVLSGTEIKSLRLGKASLVDCYCYFDRGELYVRGMNISEYHWGTYNNHQPRRDRKLLLQRRELAKLERALQDKGLTVVGIRLFINEKGLAKLQIGLARGRKSYDKREYLKEKDARREMDRAFRK from the coding sequence ATGACCGATTACAGGAACATAAATATCCGCAACAAGCGGGCGAGCTACGACTACGAGATTCTGGACACCTACGTGGCCGGTATCGTGCTTTCCGGAACCGAAATCAAGTCGCTCCGGCTGGGGAAGGCTTCGCTCGTGGACTGTTACTGTTACTTCGACCGGGGAGAGCTCTATGTCCGGGGGATGAATATCTCGGAGTACCATTGGGGAACCTACAACAACCACCAGCCCCGGCGCGACCGTAAACTGCTGCTCCAGAGGCGGGAGCTCGCCAAACTGGAGCGTGCCCTGCAGGACAAGGGGCTGACCGTCGTGGGCATCCGGCTCTTCATCAACGAAAAGGGGCTGGCCAAACTCCAGATCGGGCTGGCCCGCGGTCGCAAGAGTTACGACAAGCGCGAATACCTCAAGGAGAAGGACGCCCGCCGGGAGATGGACCGGGCGTTCCGGAAGTGA
- a CDS encoding DUF4290 domain-containing protein — MEKNYNYERKKLLLPEYGRHIHEMIDYLSTIEDRDLRNRQARAVIAVMANINPMLRDSTDFNHKLWDHIFIMSDFKLDVDSPYPIPTSQQLYPTPEKLAYPSKKIARKHYGKNVQRMIRSLEEMQGRADIEEAVGNIARYMRTKSYEYNQEHPNNEVIIKDIKSMSENGIDVDEVALNNLKSDYKQHFSARPQKGNYPNRNGKNKNNRNNKNNNARQRYMRPKQ, encoded by the coding sequence ATGGAGAAAAACTATAATTACGAGCGCAAGAAATTGCTGCTGCCCGAGTACGGACGTCACATCCACGAAATGATCGACTACCTCTCGACCATCGAAGACCGCGACCTGCGCAACCGCCAGGCCCGGGCCGTCATCGCCGTGATGGCCAACATCAACCCCATGCTGCGCGACAGCACGGACTTCAACCACAAGCTCTGGGACCATATCTTCATCATGTCGGACTTCAAGCTGGACGTCGACTCGCCCTATCCGATCCCCACCTCCCAGCAGCTCTACCCCACCCCGGAGAAGTTGGCCTATCCCTCGAAGAAGATCGCCCGGAAGCACTACGGGAAAAACGTGCAGCGGATGATCCGCTCGCTGGAGGAGATGCAGGGCCGTGCCGACATCGAGGAGGCCGTGGGCAACATCGCCCGATACATGCGCACCAAGTCGTACGAATACAACCAGGAGCATCCGAACAACGAGGTGATCATAAAAGACATAAAGAGCATGTCCGAAAACGGCATAGATGTGGACGAAGTTGCTCTCAACAACCTCAAAAGCGACTATAAACAACACTTTTCCGCCCGACCCCAGAAGGGGAACTACCCCAACCGGAACGGCAAGAACAAGAACAACCGGAACAACAAGAACAACAACGCCCGCCAGCGCTATATGCGTCCCAAACAATAA
- a CDS encoding sigma-54-dependent transcriptional regulator, which produces MTKLLVIDPQRSIRNTLKERLEYEGYRVETSEDYAQGMELCRTVPFDLVLCDAALFLEAAGSAAACGSRRQIPVVVLSHDSDVDTVVRCMRAGAVDFITEPVDMNRLLAALRSALERLEGTGADGEEANGVPQAKPARRRGSKVEEIIGNSRQIVHVKRLIEKVAPSEARVLITGANGTGKELVARWLHEKSNRAAGPFIEVNCAAIPSELIESELFGHEKGAFTSAIKQRKGKFEQASGGTLFMDEIGDMSLSAQAKVLRALQENRISRVGSDKDVEVNVRVVAATNKNLQEEIRRGNFREDLYHRLSVIVISVPPLVDRLEDIPLLVEYFVDKICDEYGISRKEVDPSAVEELKKMAWTGNIRELRNVIERLIILSGNSITLGDVKTYALGVI; this is translated from the coding sequence ATGACAAAACTACTGGTTATCGACCCACAGAGAAGCATCCGCAATACGCTCAAGGAGCGTCTGGAGTATGAAGGTTACCGGGTGGAGACATCCGAAGATTACGCGCAGGGCATGGAACTCTGCCGCACCGTACCGTTCGACCTGGTGCTGTGCGACGCGGCCCTTTTCCTGGAGGCGGCGGGGAGTGCCGCTGCGTGCGGTTCCCGCCGGCAGATTCCCGTCGTCGTCCTCTCCCACGACTCCGACGTCGATACGGTGGTCCGCTGCATGCGGGCCGGGGCGGTCGATTTCATCACGGAGCCGGTCGACATGAACCGCCTGCTGGCCGCGCTGCGTTCCGCGCTCGAGAGGCTGGAGGGGACCGGGGCCGACGGAGAGGAAGCAAACGGTGTGCCACAGGCGAAACCGGCTCGCCGGCGCGGTTCGAAAGTGGAGGAGATCATAGGCAACTCCAGACAGATCGTCCACGTCAAGCGGCTGATCGAAAAGGTGGCCCCGTCCGAGGCGAGGGTGCTCATCACCGGGGCCAACGGTACGGGCAAGGAGCTGGTGGCCCGCTGGCTTCACGAGAAGAGTAACCGGGCCGCGGGGCCCTTCATCGAGGTGAACTGCGCGGCGATTCCCTCGGAGCTGATCGAAAGCGAACTGTTCGGTCATGAGAAGGGGGCCTTCACCTCGGCGATCAAACAGCGCAAGGGGAAGTTCGAGCAGGCCAGCGGCGGGACGCTCTTCATGGACGAGATCGGCGACATGAGCCTCTCGGCCCAGGCCAAGGTGCTCCGGGCCCTGCAGGAGAACCGTATCAGCCGCGTGGGCAGCGACAAGGACGTGGAGGTGAACGTGCGGGTGGTGGCCGCCACCAACAAGAACCTGCAGGAGGAGATACGCAGGGGGAATTTCCGCGAGGACCTTTACCACCGGCTGAGCGTGATCGTGATTTCGGTGCCGCCGCTGGTCGACCGGCTGGAGGACATTCCCCTGCTGGTGGAGTATTTCGTGGACAAGATATGCGACGAGTACGGCATCTCCCGCAAGGAGGTCGATCCCTCGGCCGTGGAGGAGCTCAAGAAGATGGCCTGGACGGGAAACATCCGCGAATTGCGCAATGTGATCGAGCGTCTGATCATTCTTAGCGGAAATAGTATAACTTTGGGCGATGTAAAAACCTACGCGCTGGGCGTGATCTGA
- the hydF gene encoding [FeFe] hydrogenase H-cluster maturation GTPase HydF: MQAGRENRPHIGIYGRCNAGKSSLLNFITGAETAIVSPEAGTTTDVVRKSYEILGFAPVVWLDTAGVDDSSELGRRRVARTWESLLQVDLALLVFRRWGEPEKELVRRFERLALPYLLVRNGREEGACGSEALGTPSAGCGPVRGRMIPVDVCAPAEGDRDRLLDAVREALPERACRVPSMFGERAEAGDRVVLVCPIDSEAPAGRLILPQVQAIRELLDRRAVPVVVQPDELEGLFAEGGGRTGGAPFPLFDASRRPKLVVTDSQAFARVRAAVPREVEVTSFSILLAAAKGDFETYKKGLERVDALREGDRVLIAENCTHQVSCEDIGRVKIPRWLEARAGCRLRFTFVSGLEPFPADLAGYALVVQCGGCMVTRSQVQGRIRAAVAAGVPVTNYGMLIRKITLPADGEGK, translated from the coding sequence ATGCAGGCAGGCAGGGAAAACAGACCCCATATCGGAATTTACGGACGCTGCAACGCGGGCAAAAGTTCGCTGCTCAATTTCATCACCGGGGCCGAGACGGCCATCGTCTCGCCCGAGGCGGGCACCACGACCGACGTGGTGCGCAAGAGTTACGAGATACTCGGTTTCGCCCCCGTCGTCTGGCTCGACACGGCCGGGGTGGACGACTCTTCGGAGCTGGGACGGCGGAGGGTGGCCCGCACCTGGGAGAGTCTCCTGCAGGTCGACCTGGCCCTGCTGGTCTTCCGCCGCTGGGGGGAGCCGGAGAAGGAGCTGGTGCGCCGCTTCGAGCGTCTGGCGCTGCCCTATCTGCTGGTCCGGAACGGTCGGGAGGAGGGTGCATGTGGGTCGGAGGCCCTCGGCACCCCGTCGGCCGGGTGCGGTCCGGTGCGGGGAAGGATGATTCCGGTGGATGTGTGCGCCCCGGCGGAGGGCGACCGGGATAGGTTGCTGGATGCGGTCCGGGAGGCATTGCCCGAACGGGCCTGCCGGGTTCCCTCGATGTTCGGGGAGCGGGCGGAGGCCGGCGACCGGGTGGTGCTGGTGTGCCCGATTGACAGCGAGGCTCCGGCCGGCCGGCTGATCCTGCCGCAGGTGCAGGCGATCCGGGAGCTGCTCGACCGCCGCGCCGTGCCCGTGGTGGTGCAGCCGGACGAACTGGAGGGGTTGTTCGCGGAGGGCGGCGGCCGTACGGGCGGAGCCCCGTTTCCGCTTTTCGACGCCTCGCGCCGCCCGAAGCTGGTGGTGACCGACAGCCAGGCGTTCGCCCGGGTGCGGGCCGCGGTGCCGAGGGAGGTGGAGGTCACCTCGTTCAGCATCCTGCTGGCCGCCGCCAAAGGCGATTTCGAAACCTATAAGAAAGGGTTGGAGCGGGTCGACGCGCTGAGAGAGGGCGACCGGGTGCTGATCGCCGAGAACTGCACGCACCAGGTGAGCTGCGAGGACATCGGCCGGGTGAAGATTCCCCGCTGGCTGGAGGCCCGCGCCGGCTGCCGGCTGCGTTTCACGTTCGTCTCCGGGCTGGAGCCCTTCCCGGCCGATCTGGCCGGGTATGCGCTGGTGGTGCAGTGCGGGGGATGCATGGTCACGCGCAGCCAGGTGCAGGGACGCATCCGCGCGGCCGTGGCCGCCGGGGTTCCCGTCACCAACTACGGGATGCTGATCCGCAAAATCACGCTTCCGGCGGACGGGGAGGGGAAATAG
- the murA gene encoding UDP-N-acetylglucosamine 1-carboxyvinyltransferase: MATFEVCGGRPLSGEITPQGAKNEALQILCATLLTPEKVTVRNVPAIVDVLQLIELLRCMGVEVEKLDESTYTFRARNIDMEYLKSEDYRRRGARLRGSVMVVGPLLARFGIGYLPKPGGDKIGRRRLDTHFIGFRKLGATLDFDRGENFFAVEGRHLRGCYMLLDEASVTGTANIIMAAVLAEGTTTIYNAACEPYIQQLCRMLNRMGARISGCASNLLTIEGVKELHGTDHTLLPDMIEVGSFIGMAAITRSEITIRNVSFDNLGIIPAQFARMGIRFEQRGDDIFVPKQEHYEIESFLDGSIMKIDDAPWPGLTPDLLSVFLVVATQAKGAVLIHQKMFESRLFFVDKLIDMGAQIILCDPHRATVIGHDHRLRLRATKMSSPDIRAGVALLIAALSADGVSVIQNVEQIDRGYQNIDGRLNALGASIRRVE; encoded by the coding sequence ATGGCAACATTCGAAGTATGCGGAGGCCGCCCGCTCAGCGGCGAAATCACCCCCCAGGGGGCCAAGAACGAGGCGTTGCAGATTCTCTGCGCTACGCTGCTCACACCCGAAAAGGTCACGGTGCGCAACGTGCCGGCCATCGTGGACGTGTTGCAGCTCATCGAACTGCTCCGGTGCATGGGCGTCGAGGTGGAAAAGCTCGACGAAAGCACCTACACGTTCCGGGCGCGGAACATCGATATGGAGTATCTCAAAAGCGAAGACTACCGCCGGCGCGGGGCCCGGCTCCGCGGATCGGTCATGGTGGTCGGTCCGCTGCTCGCCCGTTTCGGGATCGGTTACCTGCCCAAGCCGGGCGGCGACAAGATCGGCCGGCGGAGGCTGGACACCCATTTCATCGGGTTCCGGAAGCTGGGGGCCACGCTCGATTTCGACCGGGGGGAGAACTTTTTCGCCGTGGAGGGCCGGCACCTCAGGGGGTGTTACATGCTGCTCGACGAGGCGTCGGTGACGGGCACGGCCAACATCATCATGGCCGCCGTGCTGGCCGAGGGAACGACCACGATCTACAATGCCGCCTGCGAGCCCTATATCCAGCAGCTCTGCCGCATGCTCAACCGCATGGGCGCCCGCATTTCGGGCTGCGCCTCCAACCTGCTCACCATCGAGGGGGTGAAGGAGCTGCACGGCACCGACCACACGCTGCTGCCCGACATGATCGAGGTGGGCAGTTTCATCGGGATGGCCGCCATCACCCGCTCCGAAATCACGATCCGGAACGTCTCGTTCGACAATCTGGGGATCATTCCCGCCCAGTTCGCCCGCATGGGTATCCGTTTCGAACAGCGGGGCGACGACATTTTCGTCCCGAAGCAGGAGCATTACGAGATCGAAAGTTTCCTGGACGGTTCGATCATGAAGATCGACGACGCGCCCTGGCCGGGCCTGACGCCCGACCTGCTGTCGGTCTTCCTCGTGGTGGCCACGCAGGCCAAAGGGGCCGTGCTGATCCACCAGAAGATGTTCGAGAGCCGTCTGTTCTTCGTGGACAAGCTGATCGACATGGGGGCGCAGATCATCCTGTGCGACCCGCACCGGGCCACGGTGATCGGCCACGACCACCGGCTGAGGCTCCGGGCCACCAAAATGTCTTCGCCCGATATCCGGGCCGGGGTGGCGCTGCTCATCGCCGCCCTGTCGGCCGACGGGGTGAGCGTCATCCAGAATGTGGAGCAGATCGACCGCGGATACCAGAATATAGACGGCCGTCTCAATGCGCTGGGAGCTTCGATCCGTCGCGTGGAATAG